Proteins co-encoded in one Bremerella sp. TYQ1 genomic window:
- a CDS encoding DUF4417 domain-containing protein: MRNERALLSCFDQFCCGDSNCDNVCPNNPQYATRVKEIGGFGNHRIGPLQQQDILLPNYIPLLHHGSNRKSKLVSTAVAVSPYDFLKLDKGLLKSNVADQASLRQKFGISDYSKLVMCGTSKDKNLEKYWTYRRRDKTMDVIAAIGPDLYIAPNFSMFLDVPRTDNLFNIKRQLLCLSELSASGVSVVPHISATMIQDWINWCSVLEEHNDIEYIAFNFQTGYSQPAEGLKAVNGLKTLQQHLGRRLSLILIGGSQFVPSTKHHFREISLIDSNPFMKTQHRRRFQSNGPEKHYWIKFATGTGELLDDLLQANVDSYGDLIARKAGRLFN; the protein is encoded by the coding sequence ATGAGAAATGAACGCGCGCTGCTCAGTTGCTTCGATCAGTTCTGTTGCGGCGATAGCAACTGTGACAACGTTTGCCCGAACAATCCGCAATATGCAACACGAGTCAAGGAAATAGGAGGCTTCGGGAACCATCGCATTGGTCCACTGCAACAACAAGACATATTGCTTCCCAATTATATTCCATTGCTCCACCATGGCTCCAACCGCAAATCAAAACTTGTATCTACTGCGGTAGCAGTTTCTCCCTACGACTTCTTAAAGCTCGATAAAGGACTTTTGAAATCGAACGTCGCGGACCAGGCATCTTTGCGTCAAAAGTTTGGAATATCCGATTATTCCAAACTAGTCATGTGCGGAACATCCAAAGACAAAAACCTAGAGAAGTACTGGACCTACCGTCGTCGAGACAAGACCATGGACGTAATTGCTGCGATCGGGCCCGATCTTTACATCGCTCCGAATTTCTCGATGTTTTTGGACGTCCCGCGTACCGACAACCTATTCAATATAAAACGTCAATTGCTATGCCTTTCGGAATTGTCAGCATCAGGCGTTTCAGTTGTTCCACATATTAGCGCAACTATGATCCAGGACTGGATTAATTGGTGTTCCGTTTTAGAAGAGCACAACGATATTGAATACATAGCATTCAACTTTCAAACAGGATACAGTCAGCCCGCGGAAGGATTAAAGGCTGTAAACGGCTTGAAAACTCTTCAGCAACATCTTGGTCGTAGGCTTTCGCTCATCCTAATTGGTGGTTCTCAGTTCGTACCCTCTACGAAGCATCATTTTCGTGAGATAAGCCTAATCGATTCAAATCCATTCATGAAGACTCAACACCGTCGACGTTTTCAATCAAATGGTCCTGAAAAGCACTATTGGATAAAGTTCGCTACGGGAACCGGTGAATTACTCGACGATCTCCTGCAGGCTAACGTCGATAGTTATGGCGATTTAATTGCACGAAAGGCTGGACGCCTCTTCAATTAA
- a CDS encoding helix-turn-helix domain-containing protein — translation MKQTLYTSLLQGRPLGRKHFPLLCSEISESEEGGLILLDFGDIEIVTGSWINEALIPLVGWMADRRNDLFPILMNLESDWIDDLQLVAEWNHRCFLIADGDSQLNSAILAGALDPAQRQTLDAVIAMPGITGAELERQNPNSGVKATAWNNRLKDLFQKRLLRREKQGREQIYHPVVREVIFHG, via the coding sequence TTGAAACAGACGCTTTACACGAGCTTGCTGCAAGGACGTCCCCTTGGCCGCAAGCACTTTCCGTTGCTTTGCTCCGAGATAAGTGAATCCGAAGAGGGTGGCCTGATATTGCTGGATTTTGGGGATATCGAAATCGTGACCGGCTCATGGATCAATGAAGCATTGATTCCATTAGTTGGCTGGATGGCAGATCGTCGCAATGATCTCTTCCCAATCCTTATGAATTTGGAATCTGATTGGATTGATGATCTTCAATTAGTCGCAGAATGGAATCATCGTTGCTTCCTGATTGCAGACGGAGATTCACAACTTAACTCGGCAATTCTCGCTGGGGCATTGGATCCAGCACAAAGGCAAACGCTAGATGCAGTCATTGCCATGCCTGGGATCACAGGAGCAGAACTAGAACGACAGAACCCGAATTCTGGCGTGAAAGCAACTGCCTGGAACAATCGCCTGAAAGATCTATTTCAGAAACGACTCTTGCGACGAGAAAAGCAAGGACGTGAGCAGATTTATCATCCCGTTGTTAGAGAGGTTATTTTTCATGGGTGA
- a CDS encoding DEAD/DEAH box helicase, producing MVDFSKMLNEDDLPEPINPADIFHSLPRSDTKFDYLRDVQGEVLKAWHSRRNDRDIVVKMNTGSGKTLVGLLMLQSLLNEQIGPSLYLCPNKQLVEQVLKTGSEIGLPVVADGATTELPHEFLNSESIYVTTFKKLFNGRSVFGIPGSNRPPVSVGGILVDDAHSCLSIARETVTVSLESGSAGYKKIFSLFKSVLNDQCASKVAELDQGYPWTRVPVPYWAWMDRQSDVAAVLAKLRDDPALTFSWDLIKEDLNACHCFISGNRLEITPYTVPIESVPSFAQAKRRFFLSATLIDDSILLKEFGITKAAAASPIRPPIVGDIGERMILAPSLIDTSLEAEIPDICKWVASKEHNVVVLVPSFKLANRWASVGAELAQGDDVGRIVERLRTSKGNFVVLANRYDGIDLPDNACHVLVLDGVPTGESYYDSHVASVRSDSTLVTGRVAQTIEQGLGRGVRSGKDYCVVLLCGSQLVQFVGIKERLNLFSPETKQQFLIGQEIVKQTKSDDGTPKDKLVGLMRTCLNRDAAWKAYHAKKMVRLSQVEQDSFKLEIAEAERRASLRFRAGSCVEAGEIIQAELEPRKFASNSDKGWFIQTAATYFHAADPNRAQEMQRKAHEFNRLLFRPVAGVRYQKIIGRTGLQAQNILTWVQSHTDPNAITVSVEGLVNNLAFGVNHLQFEESWKDLGTVLGFTSERPELEIGKGPDGLWAMPDNHYLLAEIKNEVLLDRDEIQQDEAEQLSNSANWFIKEYGKAAPVVLLLVHPTNDLSDSAYPPANTVVMTPRKLEELHRRLRAFAAALSSKASESWTTTEIGKLLASHQIDPGSIRTNYCVPARK from the coding sequence ATGGTCGATTTCAGCAAAATGCTCAACGAGGATGATTTGCCCGAACCCATAAATCCGGCCGATATCTTCCACTCGCTTCCTCGGTCGGACACGAAGTTCGACTATCTCCGCGATGTCCAAGGAGAAGTGCTGAAGGCGTGGCATTCTCGCCGGAATGACCGCGACATTGTAGTCAAGATGAACACTGGCTCAGGCAAGACCCTCGTGGGGCTGCTGATGTTACAATCGCTACTGAATGAGCAGATTGGACCCTCGCTCTACCTTTGTCCGAACAAACAACTCGTGGAGCAGGTATTGAAGACGGGCTCGGAAATTGGGCTTCCAGTCGTTGCCGATGGGGCCACGACCGAACTGCCACACGAGTTTCTCAACAGCGAGTCCATCTACGTCACGACGTTCAAGAAGCTTTTCAACGGGCGTTCAGTGTTCGGGATCCCCGGTTCGAATAGGCCGCCGGTAAGCGTGGGCGGCATCCTCGTGGATGATGCTCATAGTTGCCTGTCCATTGCGAGGGAAACCGTAACGGTTTCCTTAGAATCGGGTTCTGCGGGCTACAAGAAGATTTTCAGTCTGTTCAAGTCCGTCCTGAACGACCAATGTGCGAGTAAAGTGGCGGAATTGGACCAGGGATACCCCTGGACCAGGGTGCCGGTGCCCTATTGGGCCTGGATGGATCGGCAGTCGGACGTGGCCGCAGTCCTGGCAAAGCTCCGAGATGATCCTGCACTGACCTTTTCCTGGGATCTGATCAAGGAAGACTTGAACGCTTGCCACTGCTTCATCTCTGGTAACCGACTCGAAATCACCCCCTATACCGTGCCCATTGAATCCGTTCCAAGCTTCGCCCAAGCGAAGCGTCGTTTCTTCCTTTCGGCTACGCTGATCGACGACTCGATCTTGCTAAAGGAATTTGGCATCACGAAGGCTGCGGCGGCCAGTCCTATCCGCCCTCCGATCGTCGGCGACATCGGCGAACGCATGATTCTCGCACCCAGCCTGATCGATACGAGCCTGGAAGCCGAAATCCCCGACATCTGCAAATGGGTCGCCAGCAAAGAACACAATGTGGTAGTCTTGGTACCATCATTCAAATTGGCGAATCGCTGGGCCAGCGTTGGCGCTGAACTTGCCCAGGGGGATGACGTTGGCAGGATTGTGGAGCGGCTCCGAACCTCGAAAGGCAATTTCGTCGTCTTGGCCAATCGCTATGACGGCATTGATCTCCCCGATAACGCCTGCCACGTGCTCGTTCTCGACGGTGTTCCGACTGGCGAATCCTATTACGATAGCCATGTTGCCTCGGTGCGATCCGACTCGACGCTCGTGACCGGTCGAGTGGCACAAACCATCGAACAGGGATTGGGGCGTGGCGTCCGGTCCGGAAAAGACTACTGCGTAGTCCTGCTCTGCGGTTCACAGTTGGTACAATTTGTGGGCATCAAGGAGCGGCTGAATCTATTCTCGCCTGAAACCAAGCAGCAGTTCTTGATCGGGCAGGAAATCGTCAAGCAAACGAAGTCGGACGATGGTACGCCCAAGGATAAGCTCGTGGGTCTGATGCGTACTTGCCTCAACCGCGACGCGGCGTGGAAGGCATATCACGCTAAAAAGATGGTTCGCTTATCGCAGGTCGAGCAAGACTCGTTCAAATTGGAGATCGCGGAAGCTGAGCGACGAGCGTCGCTGCGATTCCGTGCGGGGAGTTGCGTCGAAGCTGGCGAAATCATCCAGGCTGAATTGGAACCACGTAAATTCGCGTCCAATTCCGATAAAGGCTGGTTCATCCAAACCGCGGCGACGTATTTCCATGCGGCCGATCCCAACCGAGCCCAGGAGATGCAGCGCAAGGCGCACGAGTTCAATCGTTTGCTGTTCCGCCCAGTGGCCGGCGTCCGTTACCAGAAAATCATCGGCAGGACAGGCTTGCAAGCCCAGAACATCCTAACCTGGGTCCAGTCCCACACCGACCCCAATGCCATCACGGTCTCCGTCGAAGGTCTGGTCAACAATCTCGCCTTTGGGGTAAACCATCTTCAATTTGAAGAGAGTTGGAAGGACCTTGGCACCGTACTCGGATTTACCAGCGAGCGTCCGGAGCTGGAAATTGGAAAAGGTCCGGATGGGTTGTGGGCCATGCCCGACAACCACTACCTCTTGGCCGAGATCAAGAATGAAGTTTTACTCGATCGCGACGAAATACAGCAGGATGAAGCCGAACAACTCTCCAATAGCGCGAACTGGTTCATTAAAGAATATGGGAAAGCAGCCCCCGTTGTGCTTCTCTTGGTCCATCCAACGAACGACCTGAGCGACTCGGCCTACCCGCCCGCGAACACAGTTGTAATGACCCCCAGGAAACTCGAAGAACTGCACCGCCGGCTTCGAGCCTTTGCGGCGGCATTGTCATCAAAGGCATCGGAATCCTGGACCACGACGGAGATTGGCAAACTCCTGGCGAGCCATCAGATTGATCCAGGTAGCATCCGGACCAACTATTGTGTACCGGCACGGAAGTAA
- a CDS encoding DUF2000 domain-containing protein, with protein MSNISPTDLGSPTTSQPVFRLAVILHKSLSGGSAANVAAIIAGGLKCEAFGPPIMDKGGNAHASIRWNMPILKAKTNGQLQTLMEKSTAHPGVESVAFCDEGRLLSNNFAEYHNLIQGSEPSELSLLAVGVFGSDKDVRDLTRAFSLYQ; from the coding sequence ATGAGTAACATTTCTCCCACAGATCTAGGCTCGCCGACTACTTCCCAACCGGTTTTTCGATTGGCAGTTATTCTCCATAAGTCTCTATCTGGAGGTTCGGCCGCGAACGTAGCAGCGATCATTGCGGGAGGACTGAAGTGCGAGGCGTTTGGCCCGCCGATTATGGATAAGGGGGGGAACGCTCATGCGTCCATTCGATGGAATATGCCCATCCTCAAAGCAAAGACGAATGGGCAATTGCAAACGCTCATGGAAAAGTCGACCGCGCACCCAGGAGTTGAGTCTGTCGCTTTCTGCGATGAAGGACGTTTGCTCAGTAACAACTTTGCCGAATATCATAACTTGATCCAAGGTAGTGAACCAAGCGAATTGTCACTGCTTGCAGTAGGAGTGTTTGGTAGTGATAAGGATGTTCGCGATCTAACTCGCGCATTCTCTTTGTATCAATAA
- a CDS encoding response regulator, producing the protein MLVATLGPAGTCSEEVAIGYLHELGLDPAAHLVLCASFEAAAAKVIDGEAQRIIVPAAYTKFHDIMFMNLGQLHVVEMLYSKTPAFLLAGKRSISPISSDQPYRIASHPSPAPLLNRLHFAYEVVEVSSNSVAAWTVARGETNLCLTNQRALTEVNSQVDHESQLEVVEYFGSVDMVWAVLELGASDDKRSFWSGHFERSSDLNPEAVTQWLHDNSLASDKNGPLEGIRIDLAHTYDSKANSTKPQALFVDNDPSAFDLIPEVFTGWDWTNCQTSSEAAKEIRNKEFSLALVDVGLLRDDDHSDQSGAQLLSLIRKSTPSVHILMITGLGRSDDLVTYCFRMGALDYMRKPLDIDRLSDWLNLLARRWKSNQASRCVIHRTHPPNNKAM; encoded by the coding sequence ATGTTGGTGGCGACATTAGGACCAGCTGGGACATGTAGCGAAGAGGTTGCGATTGGATATCTGCACGAATTGGGACTCGATCCGGCCGCTCACCTCGTGCTCTGTGCATCGTTCGAAGCGGCAGCTGCCAAGGTAATTGATGGGGAGGCACAGCGAATCATTGTTCCGGCTGCGTACACGAAATTTCACGACATCATGTTTATGAACCTAGGGCAATTGCATGTCGTCGAAATGCTTTACAGCAAGACGCCGGCTTTCCTGTTGGCAGGAAAGAGGTCCATTTCCCCGATATCATCCGATCAGCCGTATCGTATTGCCTCACACCCTTCGCCGGCCCCGCTGTTGAACCGCCTTCATTTTGCGTATGAGGTGGTTGAAGTCAGTTCCAATTCCGTTGCCGCCTGGACGGTGGCCCGCGGCGAGACAAATCTTTGCCTAACCAATCAACGGGCACTGACGGAAGTAAATTCTCAGGTTGATCATGAATCCCAGTTGGAAGTAGTCGAGTATTTCGGATCGGTTGACATGGTGTGGGCCGTCTTGGAGTTGGGGGCTAGCGATGACAAGCGGAGCTTTTGGTCGGGGCACTTTGAGAGAAGCTCAGATCTTAATCCCGAAGCGGTAACACAATGGCTTCACGACAACAGCCTCGCAAGCGACAAGAATGGACCGCTGGAGGGGATTCGAATTGATCTGGCACACACATACGATTCGAAAGCCAACTCGACCAAGCCTCAGGCTCTTTTCGTTGACAACGATCCGTCGGCGTTCGACTTAATCCCTGAGGTATTTACAGGATGGGATTGGACTAATTGTCAAACAAGTTCAGAGGCGGCAAAAGAGATTCGCAATAAGGAATTCTCACTGGCGTTGGTTGACGTCGGGTTGCTGCGCGATGACGACCATTCAGATCAATCTGGGGCCCAGCTATTGAGCCTGATTCGAAAATCTACACCTTCGGTGCACATCTTGATGATTACGGGTCTTGGAAGATCCGATGATTTGGTGACCTACTGCTTTCGCATGGGAGCTCTGGACTATATGCGAAAGCCCCTCGACATCGATCGCCTGTCCGATTGGTTGAACCTACTGGCCCGGCGATGGAAATCCAATCAGGCAAGTCGATGTGTGATTCATCGCACTCATCCCCCCAACAACAAAGCAATGTGA
- a CDS encoding pyridoxal-dependent decarboxylase, with the protein MDQYNDNWMKPLFLGPKAENSQLFENLYVECFRDHCFWRRNFHPDDREWVRESDKIGVEFVSTQAKLRDGLNRLIAELKRCSPTFHFRYLGHMHTDLQVAGVLGQLAALFYSQNNVVAEASPVTARLEARAIGRIGTMLGYSEHNGIKPWGNICSGGTAANIQAIWVARNVRLAPVSLFLKLKEFQKAPQKLPVGLVDILVELSVEYAGARKRIVDLTTFELLNIPRSEILAMRDQIAGISLSFFESPEGAAFPTPKDLRSYAFEIADTLLRSMSPVEVGTSYVDEALASYGLKPISRFPWKLIVASTKHYSIEKIADLLGLGRMSVVSVPIEHDFSIDISELEKTMNQFATDKREGHRPIPLAIIPIMGTTEEGAVDSLPEILRVCEQFRSRGLETWIHADAAYGGYAAAMLRKSEGEEEASTPITYFTRLAGKDMGDDPYIANWGETIRRLNGMGKCDSITVDPHKMGLQPYPAGAIVFHDSRSKSAVSCEAPYLFDSEDVEAFPGRYTLEGSRPGHVAAGIHLAHEVLELDQYGHGAMIGRSMLAARQLHRELPEIIQAENSNVSIHFPVRPALNILNFILTHREVSTLKEQNILTDLILEEFSADKDRTRPISDFSFFFVSTGLPLRKYQKVLPPLFDAAAIKVEDRETETESLRMFRSVIMHPHLLGATTRINGETTPIIDVLGRRLAQVCNEKVKEIAKQRCRNLRDAFTRPPRIMIVEDEERQIGMIRNLLLGQLESYEPIVAQSEEKARQIIENAFEQKQVIDLLICDLNLQGDDHIPASKGSGNSVIRKFREAFGPARPILAMSVFSGLSMEERKEVEADRLFDKAKFVSSQPAGDASDLTEAEREFISTVTSMLEDLVRQGESLRLSAI; encoded by the coding sequence ATGGATCAATATAATGACAACTGGATGAAGCCGCTTTTTCTTGGGCCAAAGGCAGAGAACTCGCAATTATTCGAGAACCTGTACGTCGAATGCTTTCGTGACCATTGCTTCTGGCGACGGAACTTTCACCCGGACGATCGCGAATGGGTTCGTGAATCTGACAAAATTGGGGTGGAATTCGTTTCTACCCAAGCGAAGCTGCGTGATGGACTAAATCGGTTGATTGCCGAATTAAAACGCTGTAGTCCAACTTTTCACTTCCGTTACCTGGGGCATATGCATACGGACTTGCAAGTCGCAGGAGTGCTGGGGCAGTTAGCCGCGCTGTTTTACTCCCAAAACAATGTGGTGGCAGAGGCATCGCCCGTAACGGCACGCCTGGAGGCTCGAGCAATCGGCCGAATTGGAACGATGCTTGGCTACAGTGAGCATAATGGAATCAAGCCCTGGGGGAACATCTGTTCGGGCGGCACTGCGGCAAATATTCAGGCAATTTGGGTAGCGAGAAACGTTCGCCTGGCCCCAGTGAGCCTGTTTCTGAAATTGAAGGAATTCCAAAAGGCTCCACAAAAACTCCCTGTCGGGCTAGTGGATATCTTGGTGGAGCTTTCTGTCGAGTACGCTGGAGCACGTAAGAGAATCGTCGACCTGACAACGTTTGAGTTGTTGAATATTCCCCGATCGGAGATCCTCGCGATGCGTGATCAGATTGCCGGAATATCGTTGTCGTTCTTCGAGAGCCCTGAGGGGGCCGCGTTTCCTACCCCCAAAGACCTGCGGTCCTATGCATTTGAGATCGCGGATACTTTACTGCGATCGATGTCGCCGGTCGAAGTTGGGACGTCATATGTCGACGAGGCATTAGCGAGCTACGGCCTTAAGCCCATAAGCCGCTTTCCGTGGAAGCTGATTGTGGCATCCACTAAGCACTACAGCATTGAGAAAATCGCAGACCTCTTAGGGCTAGGCCGAATGTCTGTTGTCTCCGTCCCGATTGAGCACGATTTCTCGATCGACATTAGCGAACTTGAAAAGACCATGAATCAATTTGCCACCGATAAACGCGAAGGGCATCGCCCGATACCGTTGGCAATTATTCCGATCATGGGAACCACAGAAGAGGGTGCTGTTGATAGCCTGCCGGAAATTCTCAGGGTGTGCGAACAGTTTCGCTCCCGTGGGTTAGAAACGTGGATTCATGCCGACGCAGCCTATGGCGGTTATGCCGCGGCAATGCTTCGCAAGAGTGAAGGTGAAGAAGAGGCTTCTACTCCGATCACTTACTTCACCCGTCTGGCTGGTAAGGACATGGGTGACGACCCATATATCGCGAATTGGGGTGAAACCATTCGAAGGTTGAATGGCATGGGAAAATGCGATTCGATCACCGTTGATCCACACAAAATGGGACTGCAGCCTTATCCTGCTGGGGCGATTGTTTTCCACGATAGCAGATCCAAAAGCGCCGTTTCGTGTGAGGCCCCCTATCTATTCGACAGCGAAGACGTCGAGGCTTTTCCGGGACGTTATACACTGGAAGGATCGCGCCCAGGGCATGTCGCAGCGGGTATCCATTTGGCGCACGAAGTCCTGGAATTGGACCAATACGGACACGGAGCGATGATTGGCCGCTCGATGTTAGCAGCACGTCAGTTACATCGTGAATTGCCGGAAATCATCCAAGCTGAGAACTCGAACGTATCGATTCACTTCCCCGTTCGACCAGCGCTGAACATCCTGAATTTCATCCTTACTCATCGCGAGGTTTCCACGCTCAAAGAACAGAACATTCTGACCGACCTGATCCTCGAGGAGTTTTCCGCGGACAAAGATCGGACACGTCCCATTTCAGACTTTTCGTTCTTCTTCGTCTCCACCGGACTTCCTCTCAGGAAATACCAAAAGGTACTTCCTCCACTTTTCGATGCCGCGGCGATCAAAGTAGAAGATCGTGAAACCGAAACAGAGAGCTTGCGAATGTTTCGATCGGTTATCATGCATCCCCATTTGCTTGGGGCCACCACCCGTATCAATGGAGAGACGACTCCGATCATCGATGTGCTCGGACGCCGATTGGCACAAGTTTGCAACGAAAAGGTCAAAGAGATCGCCAAGCAGCGTTGCCGTAATCTGCGGGACGCATTCACGCGTCCTCCGCGAATCATGATTGTCGAAGATGAAGAACGACAAATTGGAATGATTCGTAACCTGCTGCTCGGTCAACTAGAGTCTTATGAACCCATCGTTGCCCAAAGTGAAGAGAAAGCTCGACAGATTATCGAAAACGCTTTCGAGCAAAAGCAAGTCATCGATTTGCTTATATGTGATCTAAACCTACAGGGCGATGATCACATTCCAGCTTCCAAAGGGAGTGGAAACTCGGTGATAAGAAAATTCCGAGAGGCTTTTGGGCCAGCCCGACCGATTCTTGCAATGTCGGTGTTTTCGGGGCTTTCTATGGAGGAGCGGAAAGAAGTTGAAGCGGATCGCCTCTTCGACAAGGCCAAGTTTGTTTCGTCGCAGCCTGCCGGCGACGCGTCAGATCTTACCGAAGCGGAAAGGGAATTCATAAGCACCGTAACTAGCATGCTGGAAGACTTGGTGCGTCAAGGAGAGTCCCTGCGGCTTTCGGCGATCTAA
- a CDS encoding cysteine desulfurase family protein has product MGIYLDNAATTQPSREVVDTCSEVSYFQYANASSRHRSGREARALVDKARQTIATELQCNVGEIVFTSGGTEANVMVTAGLAASLHPARKHVIISKIEHSSILSCVSRLEEMECEVTLVAPNRNGRVEVEAIVDALRPDTGFVSLMLVNNEVGTIQPVAELGMECRRRGVILHSDAVQAIGKIPVKVNELNVDVLTFSGHKIHGPKGIGGVYIREGVDLPPLLGGGDQEFNRRAGTENVPGIVGMAKAFEMFNFVEMAQVELLRKELEYRLKELPGVIVNAEEMPRAPHISNVCFTAIDGDYLMGRLINNNICVSSGSACSSSHDKPSHVLQAMKVERGMARTAIRFSLSQYTTRHEILDCIDAVRASFRQLGLCST; this is encoded by the coding sequence ATGGGAATTTATTTGGACAACGCAGCGACAACGCAGCCATCAAGAGAAGTAGTGGATACTTGTTCAGAGGTGTCGTACTTTCAATACGCCAATGCTTCCAGTCGACACCGATCTGGTAGGGAAGCCCGTGCACTGGTAGATAAGGCGCGGCAGACGATTGCCACCGAACTTCAATGTAACGTTGGCGAAATCGTTTTCACCAGTGGGGGCACCGAGGCGAACGTGATGGTGACAGCTGGCTTGGCGGCCAGTCTCCACCCAGCCCGTAAACACGTGATTATTAGCAAGATAGAGCACAGCTCGATTCTGTCTTGTGTTAGTCGCCTGGAGGAAATGGAATGCGAAGTGACCTTGGTTGCTCCGAATCGCAATGGGCGGGTGGAAGTTGAGGCCATTGTCGATGCTTTACGGCCTGATACAGGCTTCGTGTCGTTGATGCTCGTCAACAACGAGGTTGGCACCATCCAGCCCGTAGCAGAATTGGGGATGGAGTGCCGACGTCGAGGAGTCATTCTGCATAGTGATGCGGTCCAGGCGATCGGCAAGATCCCGGTCAAAGTCAACGAACTTAACGTGGACGTTTTGACCTTTTCAGGGCACAAGATCCATGGTCCCAAGGGGATCGGTGGCGTCTATATCCGTGAAGGGGTTGATCTGCCACCTTTGCTAGGAGGCGGTGATCAGGAATTCAACCGACGAGCAGGCACTGAAAATGTCCCCGGGATCGTGGGCATGGCCAAGGCATTCGAAATGTTCAACTTCGTTGAGATGGCGCAAGTGGAACTGCTGCGAAAAGAATTAGAGTATCGCCTTAAAGAACTTCCAGGCGTCATCGTTAACGCGGAAGAAATGCCGCGTGCTCCCCATATCTCGAACGTTTGCTTCACGGCTATCGATGGCGATTACTTGATGGGGCGTTTGATTAACAACAATATTTGCGTTTCTTCGGGATCGGCTTGCAGTTCATCTCACGATAAGCCCTCGCATGTTTTGCAGGCAATGAAAGTTGAGCGTGGTATGGCACGAACTGCTATTCGATTCTCCCTCAGCCAGTATACAACGCGTCACGAAATCCTCGACTGCATCGACGCCGTTCGAGCCAGTTTCCGGCAGCTTGGGCTCTGCTCGACATGA
- a CDS encoding sodium:solute symporter: protein MTMLDTIVTATYFLALVVLVISGRRAKSMVDFAVGSREIPGTIVFATLSATVIGPGYSMGLANKVAGDGLIWLLIFFAFSAQTVLIGMFVAPRLREFTEAVSVGDVIGYRYGALCKVVTGILSVLLCTGIVGAIAKATGDILASATGLPFLWCVIGSTVVVVAYSTFGGIKSDIISDVFQFIVLAATFPLVLFMMHTEFGLPELLEGVSTETSSLSGPSGLQLFSLVLAFFLGETLIPPYVNRAYAAANPRQARLGFLLTGGFSVAWFIVCASIGLLGRGVVDADSENVFMATLMYVLPSGLLGLAFAAMFSIIMSSQDSLLNAAAVSLQNDVLGQLTGNLKNHIDGIKLVKVITVLIGVTAMSFALVVPGIVEALMVCYTLWAPTIVLPLIIAVLMKGAHPYAGASAIFAGALATVAWEWILHVPYGIPSLLVGVTVNQAVFWSVQCVVTTSPRNKWFAPLSESQPKEST from the coding sequence ATGACTATGCTCGACACGATAGTTACAGCGACCTATTTCCTAGCCCTGGTAGTACTAGTGATTTCTGGTCGGCGCGCAAAAAGCATGGTCGATTTTGCAGTTGGGTCTCGGGAGATTCCAGGGACCATCGTTTTTGCAACGCTTTCAGCGACAGTGATTGGTCCTGGATATTCCATGGGCTTGGCAAACAAAGTCGCCGGCGATGGGCTTATCTGGCTATTAATCTTCTTCGCATTTTCCGCCCAGACTGTTCTGATTGGGATGTTTGTTGCGCCGCGACTGCGGGAGTTTACCGAAGCAGTTTCCGTAGGAGACGTAATTGGGTACCGCTATGGTGCTTTGTGTAAAGTCGTGACGGGCATTCTTTCCGTACTGCTATGCACCGGCATCGTCGGGGCGATAGCCAAAGCAACCGGCGATATCCTGGCATCGGCCACGGGGCTTCCGTTCTTGTGGTGTGTAATCGGCAGTACGGTTGTTGTAGTTGCTTACAGTACGTTCGGCGGAATCAAGAGTGACATTATCTCGGACGTATTTCAGTTCATTGTCTTGGCAGCGACCTTTCCTTTGGTCTTGTTCATGATGCACACGGAGTTCGGCCTACCTGAACTACTTGAGGGAGTTTCTACAGAGACCTCCAGTCTGAGCGGTCCCTCTGGACTGCAACTGTTTTCGCTTGTTCTGGCATTCTTTCTAGGTGAAACGCTTATACCTCCTTATGTAAACCGTGCTTATGCGGCGGCAAATCCTCGGCAAGCCAGGCTTGGCTTTTTGCTCACGGGAGGATTTAGCGTGGCCTGGTTCATCGTGTGTGCCAGCATAGGTTTACTGGGAAGAGGTGTCGTGGACGCTGACTCTGAAAATGTATTTATGGCAACACTGATGTATGTGTTACCGAGCGGCCTCTTGGGCCTCGCGTTTGCCGCCATGTTTAGCATCATCATGAGCAGCCAGGATTCGCTGCTAAATGCGGCTGCGGTTTCGCTTCAGAACGATGTCCTGGGCCAACTGACAGGTAACTTGAAAAACCACATCGATGGAATCAAGCTGGTAAAGGTCATAACTGTCCTAATTGGAGTCACAGCAATGTCTTTCGCGCTTGTCGTTCCTGGGATCGTCGAAGCGCTAATGGTTTGTTACACCCTTTGGGCGCCAACGATCGTTCTGCCCTTGATTATTGCGGTTTTGATGAAAGGCGCTCATCCGTACGCAGGGGCATCAGCAATCTTTGCTGGTGCTCTAGCAACTGTGGCTTGGGAGTGGATTCTGCACGTTCCTTATGGCATCCCTTCTCTCCTTGTTGGTGTCACAGTCAATCAAGCGGTATTTTGGTCGGTTCAGTGCGTTGTGACGACTTCTCCACGCAATAAGTGGTTTGCACCACTTTCTGAATCACAACCTAAGGAGTCTACCTGA